ACGGAAGATGAGCTCAGCTACGGAGGAAGGGGAGAAGACATCGATCACGCGGTCAATCATGGGGTCATCGAACACCTGGAACCATCCATGATTCTTATATGCGCCGAAAGGAAAACTGAGATAGAGGAGTCCGCCTTTTTTCAGTATCCTGCCATACTCCTTGACGGCGGTCAAATAGGCGTCGGGAATGTTCTCTCTCTTGGAGCCGTCCTTCGTGTAGATCAATGTGTTATCGAGACCTATATGCTCGATGGTCGAAAGACTCACCACCCAATCAAAGAAACCATCCCTGAAGCACGTCTCCCTCAAGTCCTCGAATACGTAGGATATTCCATATTTCCAGAACGCCCGGCTCTCAGGGGCAAGGGTGGAGATGAACACCTTCTTGGCTTTCATATCGTTACGGGTCAGCAAAAAATCATAATTCAAAACGGAACCCGCATCGAGGAGCCTCCCCGCTCCCCTGGGCAGCCTGGCGAAGAGCCATGGATATTCAATGGCACGCTCGTCAAGACCCACGCCATATCCTTGAGGCAATGCACGGGGGTCAAAAGTGCCGCTCCGCAGTACGGTTGATATGAACCGGTCCCGGTACGGCACGTATCCCCGGGTCCACGGCCTCTTTCCCGTCACCTGGAACCTGATTCGCATGAGCGCATCATATGAAGTTCTCAAATCGATCATGAGCAATTATCTGTCGGCCTTTTTCGCGCTCGCCACACCCTGAGGACCAATAGGCCGCAATGAACCGGCAGCCCCGTCAGGTGGAATATTTCTTTAGAATTGCATCGAATTCGACGATCCTTCTGTCGTACCCGTGCCGTTCGATGCACGCCCTCTGGCCTGCCGCGGCTATGGCTTCCCTCTCGGCTTCATGGGCAAGATAGTATGTTATCTTTTCTACGAGATCGTTTAAAGAATCATATACCACTATCTCTTTCCCCACATCGAACATCTCATCAAGGCCCTCTGCGCTCTCCGTGAGCAAAACGGTCCCGCACCCTGTCCCCTCATAGAGGCGCATGTTTCCTGCCCAGTTCTTTACGAAATCGATATGAAAATTGAGGGATATTCTGGAATGGTTCAAGGCCCTGTACATCTCCATTCCCCAAAGCGCTCCCCCATAACTCCTGTGGATCGGATCGGGCCGAAAAGGGATGAGCTGCCTTTTGAGGCCGTAGCCGTAGGTTTTGAGATCGATGCCGCTCTTCAGAACATATTCGAGCCCATCCATCCTGCGCGCATGCGTTCTCCTCGATAATCCGCCCACAAAAGAGACATCCATTGTCCTTTTATTATCAAGGCGCGCCGCAATATCGGCGTCAAATGCCGCTTTCAATACTTCCGAGTTGACCTTTAAGTTACGAAACCGAGCGACGAAGTCTTCCACCGATGAAATTACGCACCTTACATGCGAAAAATCGAGGTTCTTCGGATAGGACGCGGCGATCCACGTAAAAATGTTCGGGGTCGTCTCGGCTACCTCTTTTAGAAAAGTTCCGTAATACTCGTACATGCTGCTCATGAAAAAGACATGGGGCTTGAATTCACGCACTTGAAGAAGGACGGTCTCCTTCTTGTTGGCCGGGCCGGCACCCTTTTTTATGCCCCTCTCCTTGAGCCATTTGTTCTGAAGGAGAAAATCGTTGCCTATTACAAGTTCCACCTCATGTCCCAGACCTCTGAAATACTTGAGATATGAACCGAAACTGCCGAAGTAATCGTCGATCAGATATGATAAATGCTGATCGTAGGGGAGATCGGCGAAGCTCTTTTTCTTGTAAAAGTCGTTCAGATAATGGGAATAATATTCGACAAAAAGAAATATTCGCATATGAGAGTGGAAATTCCGCTATTTTAAAACGTATAGGGGAGATTATCGATGGAATTGATCACTTTGGCGGGGTTTCCCGCCACGACGTTCTTTTCCCCCACATCACGCGTCACCACGCTGCCGGCTCCCACAAGGGAACCCATGCCCAGCACCACGCCCGGCAGAAGCGTGCTGTTGGCTCCGACCATGGCCTGTTGCTTGATATGAGCCCCCTTAAGGGTCTCCTTCACGTTTCTTGATTTGGGATATCTTGCGTTGGTGATTACCACGTTAGGTCCTATCCAGCACCCGTCTTCCAGAATCGTGTACTCGGGGATAAAGGCTTGAGAGTGAATGCTGACCCCGTCGCCGATCGACACGTGATGCTCCACTATGGAAAGGGTTCCGATGCTCACCCCTTTTCCGATCACGTTCAGCTCCCTGATATTTGTCTTATTGCCCGTCTGAAAATTGTCGCCTATCCTATTGCCGGCGTAGATAACCGTGTGTGAGCGGATCACCGCATTGTCGCCGATGACCGTTTCCAGATCTCCCGCCTCATACCCCCTGGGCACTGCTCCTATGATCGCAAAATCCTCCACGATGCAATTTTGTCCCAGTTTCACATTAGGATAGATAATCGCACTCTTACTTATCGACATCAGCCACCTCACCGAGACGGCATTTTTTTGGGGAGAATCTCAGGAAAACCTCCTTGCCTGTTTCCGCCGACTCGTAAATTGCATTGATCAGTTCCACTGATTTCCGCCCCTCTATTCCGTCTATCAATCCCTTTGTCCCATTGAGCAAGCTCGATACCACGTCTCTGAAAAATTCTGTGTGGTTCCACGCCTGTTCGTTGGGCACCTTCCCGTATTCTCGTCGCACCTCCTCATCCATAGGGTGAGAATCGGTAAATTCCCAGATCTTCAGTTCATTCATGAAGAACCCCCCTACTTCAACGGTGCCCCTTTCTCCAAGAACGCTGATCGACCCCTCCAGGTCCCTGGGCCTTGCCGCTGTCGTGGCCTCTACGATGCCGAGAGCGCCATTTCGAAATTTGAGGACCGCCACACCCGTATCCTCAGCTTCAATGTTGACCAACCTGGTTGACGTCTTGGCGATTACGCTCTCGACCTCGCCCATCATCCATATAAGCATGTCGATGTGGTGGCTCGCCTGATTGGTAAGCACGCCTCCGTCGTTACTCCACGTACCTCGCCAGGGCCTTTGATCGTAATAAGATTGATCGCGTTTCCACCTGACCCTCACCGTACCTATCACGAGTTTTCCGAACCTGCCGCCATCCATTGCTTCTTTTAACTTTCTTATGGGGGGATTAAACCGGTTTTGCTGTACCACAAACAGCTTCAGCTGTCTTTTGTCGCACTCTTCGAGAATGCGGTCGATTTGGTCCAAACGCAGGGCCAAAGGCTTCTCCACCACGAAATGCCTGTTAAACCTGATTGCCTCAAGCACGTTTTCGCCGTGCAACCCTGAGGGCGTCAGCACGCACAGCACATGGGGGTCCGTCTTCCCGACCATCTCCTCAATACTCTCAAAAACAGGGACCCCATGCTTTGAGGAGAATGCATTGGCCACTCCCGCCTCGACATCATAACCTCCCACCAGTCGCGCATTCTCTAGTCGCCCGATGGCGAGGGCGTGCTTTGCCGCGATCGACCCGCAGCCGATAAGAGCGAACCTGATAGTCTCCTTACTCGAACCCGTCAACGTCTCCATCATTCCCCCTTAAAATCCCAGAACATTCTTTATTTGGTCTATAACGTACGACACGTGTTCTTCCGTCATGCTCCCGTGCATGGGGATGCTCAGAATTTGATCCTTCATTGAATAAGAGACTGGGTAATCCTCGGGCGTGCTCCTCATGTACTCGTACGCCTTGAGATAGGGCAGAGGAATAGGATAATGAATCCCCGTCGCGATCCCTCGCTCTTCCAGGGCAGCCTTCACCTTCTCTCTCTCTTTTACTCTTATTACATAAAGATGATAGACGTGCTTCACCCCCGCGCGCTTTTCCGGAGTGACACATATTCCGGCGAGCCCTCTATCATATGCCCCTGCAACGGCGATTCTCCTGGCCGTCCATTCTTCTAGATGCTTCAGCTTCACATCAAGGATTGCAGCCTGAAGCCCGTCAAGCCTGCTATTCGTTCCCTCGAATTCATGGCCGAATTTATCCAATCTGCCGTGGTTCGCATACATCCGCACCATTTTCGCGAGATCATCGTTGTCCGTGACCACGGCCCCGCCGTCCCCATAGGCACCGAGATTCTTCCCGGGGAAAAAACTGAAGCATGCGCAGTCGCCGAGGGTGCCGACTTTTCTTTCCCCCAGGGAGGCCCCGTGCGCCTGGGCAGCGTCTTCAATTACCCTGAGGTTATGTTTCTTCGCGATCATGCCTATCCCTTCCATGTCTGCCGGTTGCCCATAAAGGTGGACCGGAACGATCGCCTTCGTTCTTTCGGTAATGCGTTCTTCAATTTTTTGGGCATCTATGTTGAAGGTCACGGGATCGCAATCGACGAAGACCGGCCGTCCTCCCGCGAGGGTAATAGCCTCCGAGGTGGCTATAAAGGTATTTGCAGCAGTTATCACCTCATCCCCGGATTTCACTCCCGCGCATTTGAGGGAAATTGCGAGTGCGTCCGTCCCGTTACCTACGCCGATACAATGTCTGGCTCCAACATAAGCGGAGAAATTGCGCTCAAAGGATTTCACATAATCCCCTCCTATAAACGAGGATTTTGCAATCACGTTTTCAATGGCCTCATCGACCTCCCTCTTTATAGAGAGATACTGGGCCTTTAGATCCACGAAGGGTATAGTCAGTCTTTCCATTAAAACGCTCCTTTCACACCGTTCATTATTTTTGTCAGCCTTAGGGCATTGAGATATTTCCAGAAGGTGAGCCCCTCATCCCATCCGATCTTACCTGTAGCTACTTTGGCAGAATAGTATTCCCCAAGCTTCCCCATGTCGATTAGTCCCCGCAGGGGGCTCTCGCTGCCGAGAACGTCCTCTACCCACGGACGCAGGATGCCCTTTAGCCAGTCCGGCAAGGGCGAATTGAAACCTATTTTCGTTTTTCTCAGCCTGATTTCTTCCGGGAGTAAGCCTGCCATTGCCTGCCTCAAAACAAGCTTCGAATAGCCTCCGCCGATCTTACTCTGCCCGGGCAGGGAGAAGATGTAGTTCACCAGCCTGTAATCCATGAAGGGCATCCGCACCTCCACCCCATGCGCCATCGACACGGTATCGAAATTCTTGAGAATCCTCGGGAGGATCAGATGGTGAAAATCCTGATAGAGGACACTGTTCAATGCACCGAAGCCATCCGGAAGAGAAGAGATCACCTCGGGATAAGGCTCAATCTTCCGCGCGGCCCGTGACATGAAATCAGGCACGAGGGGATTTACGGTCACGGAACGCGCCGCCCACCGATATGCCTGTCTCGCGAGGGGGATAGATCTGAGTATGGCCTTGAGGGCGAAAAGAGGGGGTACCGAGGTGCCGTACATCTCTTTCTGCTGTCGCAGCAACGACCAATAAGAGCGGGAAAGAACCGGGCGGTTCTCCATTGCGGAGCTGAGATACCAGTTGTAGCCGCCGAGGGCCTCGTCCGCTCCGTGACCGTCGAGGGATACCACCACCCCGTTCTTTCTCTGTGCCTGATACACACGCCATGCACTGTCCGGCATTCCCTCATAAATACTCTCAAAAGAATAAAGGACATCATCGACATGGCGGCAGAAATCTTCCGGTTCCGCAGAGACATAAATCTTTTTCGCCCCTACACTGTCTGCCACCATGTCGGCATAGTGCTTTTCGTCGAGCGCCGTGCCGTCGAAGGTATGGATGAACGTGCGCTGCCAATCTTCAGCGCTGCGCTCGGCGCGGCCCCTTTGATTTCCGAGAAGAGAGACCGCTGCCAGGACGCTGCTCGAATCGAGTCCCCCACTCAACGATGTGCCGACAGGGACGTCGCTTCGTAGCCTCAACCGGCAGGAATCGATAAAGAGGTCCCGGAAAAGAGCCGCCTGATCATCAAGGCTTCGGGGACATTCGACCAGATGATCAAGCGTATTCCACCAGCGAGACATTTCAATACCCGATTCGTTGATCTTCAGGTAATGACCGGGGAGCAGATTATAGACATTCTCAAAAAGCGTATGGCCGGAGCTTTCCAGTTGAAATGCGCTAATGAGAGAAGTCTTGAGCGCCCTTGCGTCCCATTTCAATCCTATTTTTCCGGCTATGGCAAGAAATGACTTATATTCGGAGCCGAAGATTAGTTGGCGATTATCGGTGTAATAGTAGAGAGGCTTGATCCCGTACCGATCACGACAGAGAAAGAGATCTCCCTTTTTCTCATCATAAATCGCAACGGCCCACATGCCATTAAAAAGAGAAAAGCAATCGGTTGCCCATTCCGTGTACGCCGCGAGGATTACCTCCGTGTCGGAATCGGACACGAAAGAATGGCCTTTTGTTTCCAGTTCTCTTCTGATTTCAAGGAAATTGTAAATCTCACCGTTAAAAACTATCCAAAGCCGTGAATCGCGATAGGTCATGGGTTGATGACCTGAAGGGCTCAGATCGATTATGGAAAGCCTCCGATGGCCCAGGCCCGTGCCCGTGGACTCATCCGAGTATTGACCTTCATCATCCGGGCCCCGGTGACTCAGGGCATCCGTCATGGCTTTTAGATCGGCGGTCCCCA
This is a stretch of genomic DNA from Syntrophorhabdaceae bacterium. It encodes these proteins:
- a CDS encoding glycosyltransferase, coding for MRIFLFVEYYSHYLNDFYKKKSFADLPYDQHLSYLIDDYFGSFGSYLKYFRGLGHEVELVIGNDFLLQNKWLKERGIKKGAGPANKKETVLLQVREFKPHVFFMSSMYEYYGTFLKEVAETTPNIFTWIAASYPKNLDFSHVRCVISSVEDFVARFRNLKVNSEVLKAAFDADIAARLDNKRTMDVSFVGGLSRRTHARRMDGLEYVLKSGIDLKTYGYGLKRQLIPFRPDPIHRSYGGALWGMEMYRALNHSRISLNFHIDFVKNWAGNMRLYEGTGCGTVLLTESAEGLDEMFDVGKEIVVYDSLNDLVEKITYYLAHEAEREAIAAAGQRACIERHGYDRRIVEFDAILKKYST
- a CDS encoding DapH/DapD/GlmU-related protein, with the translated sequence MSISKSAIIYPNVKLGQNCIVEDFAIIGAVPRGYEAGDLETVIGDNAVIRSHTVIYAGNRIGDNFQTGNKTNIRELNVIGKGVSIGTLSIVEHHVSIGDGVSIHSQAFIPEYTILEDGCWIGPNVVITNARYPKSRNVKETLKGAHIKQQAMVGANSTLLPGVVLGMGSLVGAGSVVTRDVGEKNVVAGNPAKVINSIDNLPYTF
- a CDS encoding Gfo/Idh/MocA family oxidoreductase gives rise to the protein MMETLTGSSKETIRFALIGCGSIAAKHALAIGRLENARLVGGYDVEAGVANAFSSKHGVPVFESIEEMVGKTDPHVLCVLTPSGLHGENVLEAIRFNRHFVVEKPLALRLDQIDRILEECDKRQLKLFVVQQNRFNPPIRKLKEAMDGGRFGKLVIGTVRVRWKRDQSYYDQRPWRGTWSNDGGVLTNQASHHIDMLIWMMGEVESVIAKTSTRLVNIEAEDTGVAVLKFRNGALGIVEATTAARPRDLEGSISVLGERGTVEVGGFFMNELKIWEFTDSHPMDEEVRREYGKVPNEQAWNHTEFFRDVVSSLLNGTKGLIDGIEGRKSVELINAIYESAETGKEVFLRFSPKKCRLGEVADVDK
- a CDS encoding DegT/DnrJ/EryC1/StrS family aminotransferase; this translates as MERLTIPFVDLKAQYLSIKREVDEAIENVIAKSSFIGGDYVKSFERNFSAYVGARHCIGVGNGTDALAISLKCAGVKSGDEVITAANTFIATSEAITLAGGRPVFVDCDPVTFNIDAQKIEERITERTKAIVPVHLYGQPADMEGIGMIAKKHNLRVIEDAAQAHGASLGERKVGTLGDCACFSFFPGKNLGAYGDGGAVVTDNDDLAKMVRMYANHGRLDKFGHEFEGTNSRLDGLQAAILDVKLKHLEEWTARRIAVAGAYDRGLAGICVTPEKRAGVKHVYHLYVIRVKEREKVKAALEERGIATGIHYPIPLPYLKAYEYMRSTPEDYPVSYSMKDQILSIPMHGSMTEEHVSYVIDQIKNVLGF
- the asnB gene encoding asparagine synthase (glutamine-hydrolyzing), which produces MCGITGYYHSTCLGTADLKAMTDALSHRGPDDEGQYSDESTGTGLGHRRLSIIDLSPSGHQPMTYRDSRLWIVFNGEIYNFLEIRRELETKGHSFVSDSDTEVILAAYTEWATDCFSLFNGMWAVAIYDEKKGDLFLCRDRYGIKPLYYYTDNRQLIFGSEYKSFLAIAGKIGLKWDARALKTSLISAFQLESSGHTLFENVYNLLPGHYLKINESGIEMSRWWNTLDHLVECPRSLDDQAALFRDLFIDSCRLRLRSDVPVGTSLSGGLDSSSVLAAVSLLGNQRGRAERSAEDWQRTFIHTFDGTALDEKHYADMVADSVGAKKIYVSAEPEDFCRHVDDVLYSFESIYEGMPDSAWRVYQAQRKNGVVVSLDGHGADEALGGYNWYLSSAMENRPVLSRSYWSLLRQQKEMYGTSVPPLFALKAILRSIPLARQAYRWAARSVTVNPLVPDFMSRAARKIEPYPEVISSLPDGFGALNSVLYQDFHHLILPRILKNFDTVSMAHGVEVRMPFMDYRLVNYIFSLPGQSKIGGGYSKLVLRQAMAGLLPEEIRLRKTKIGFNSPLPDWLKGILRPWVEDVLGSESPLRGLIDMGKLGEYYSAKVATGKIGWDEGLTFWKYLNALRLTKIMNGVKGAF